One window of the Halobacillus litoralis genome contains the following:
- a CDS encoding SE1832 family protein gives MTKKEIQDQIAFLKSDYIRIQGDLDKLEAAGGNIQNAEKQLASMEEELKELNKKLAEAEK, from the coding sequence ATGACTAAGAAAGAAATCCAGGATCAAATCGCATTTTTAAAGTCCGATTATATTCGCATTCAAGGGGATTTAGATAAACTGGAAGCAGCAGGTGGAAATATACAAAACGCTGAAAAACAACTAGCTAGTATGGAAGAAGAATTGAAAGAATTGAATAAGAAACTGGCTGAGGCTGAGAAGTAA